The genomic region CACAAACGTGGTGCCATGATTCCTTTGCTGGATCTCGCTCAACGACAACATGGTTGGCTCCCGATCTCGGCCATGCATAAAGTAGCGGATATTCTTGGATTGCCGCACATGCGAGTGTACGAAGTGGCCACTTTCTACACAATGTTCATGCGTAAACCGACTGGAAAGTACCATATCCAAGTGTGTACCACTACGCCGTGCTGGTTGTGTGGTTCAGATGAAGTTTTGGAAGCTTGCAAGGTATGGTAAATTGCTGTAATAGGTATTCAACGTATTGTGCACAATATAATGTTCTCATTTTGTTGTAGAAAAATTTGGGCATCGGCGTTGGAGAAACGACCAAGGATGGTAAATTTACAATCTCCGAGGTAGAATGCTTGGGTGCTTGTGTCAATGCGCCAATGTTGGCTGTTAATGATGATTATTATGTGAGTACAACATATTCCTCCTATTACTGATCGTTTCAATTACGATAGCATAACTGATTTTCCCTTTAGGAGGATTTGAGCGTAGCGGATACGGAAGAAATATTGTCCAGTTTGAAGAAAGGACAGCAGCCTCGTCCAGGACCCCGTAATGGACGTTTTGCTTCGGAACCCGTTGGTGGGCTAACCTCGCTGACGGAAGAGCCTAAAGGTCCCGGATTCGGTCTCCAAGCTGGA from Anopheles coustani chromosome 3, idAnoCousDA_361_x.2, whole genome shotgun sequence harbors:
- the LOC131260636 gene encoding NADH dehydrogenase [ubiquinone] flavoprotein 2, mitochondrial, giving the protein MLRLFANTLRLGATRPLSTSAVKMSDNLFVHRDSPEDNPNIPFDFTAENQKETEAILNIYPEGHKRGAMIPLLDLAQRQHGWLPISAMHKVADILGLPHMRVYEVATFYTMFMRKPTGKYHIQVCTTTPCWLCGSDEVLEACKKNLGIGVGETTKDGKFTISEVECLGACVNAPMLAVNDDYYEDLSVADTEEILSSLKKGQQPRPGPRNGRFASEPVGGLTSLTEEPKGPGFGLQAGL